A stretch of the Cottoperca gobio chromosome 2, fCotGob3.1, whole genome shotgun sequence genome encodes the following:
- the LOC115019132 gene encoding fibroblast growth factor 14-like isoform X3, whose protein sequence is MGQDGSMDGTKDDSTNSSLFNLIPVGLRVVAIQSVKTGLYIAMNGEGHLYSSELFTAECKFKESVFENYYVIYSSMLYRQKESGRAWFLGLNKEGQAMKGNRVKKTKPAAHFLPKPIEVAMYREPSLHDVGEAVPKVAGGPSSKSTTSEPVVMNGGKPVNKPDKGET, encoded by the exons CTCTGTTTAACTTAATTCCCGTGGGTCTGAGAGTCGTGGCCATCCAATCAGTCAAGACCGGCCTCTACATCGCCATGAACGGAGAGGGTCACCTCTACTCATCG GAACTGTTTACAGCGGAGTGTAAGTTTAAGGAGTCGGTGTTCGAGAACTACTATGTGATCTACAGCTCTATGCTCTACAGACAGAAGGAGTCGGGCCGGGCCTGGTTCCTGGGCCTCAATAAAGAGGGACAGGCCATGAAGGGCAACAGGGTCAAAAAGACCAAACCAGCTGCACACTTTCTGCCTAAACCTATAGAAG TTGCGATGTACCGAGAGCCTTCGTTGCACGACGTAGGGGAGGCGGTGCCTAAAGTCGCCGGGGGCCCGTCTTCCAAAAGCACAACCAGTGAACCAGTGGTCATGAATGGCGGCAAACCAGTCAACAAACCTGACAAGGGGGAGACATAA